One region of Verrucomicrobiota bacterium genomic DNA includes:
- a CDS encoding response regulator, with translation MGMTLTTDQIASYCGVRRKTVTEWIRSGKLPSISRPGQGAAVRQQDFIAFLRHRGEPIPVDFIEDNRHRVLIVDDDAVVVRTLTGMFDTFIGCSVKTALDGVEAGMRLATFRPHLVVLDLNMPRVDGYTVCAHIKADPATTGTTVLVITGDGSEQTIERLLASGADGYLVKPIRLKDLQHTVTGLLDEIHVAPASPAQHAAGAAEGS, from the coding sequence ATGGGCATGACACTGACGACAGATCAGATTGCCTCGTACTGCGGCGTGCGCCGCAAGACCGTGACCGAGTGGATCCGCAGCGGCAAGCTGCCCTCGATCTCCCGGCCTGGCCAGGGGGCCGCGGTGCGGCAGCAGGACTTCATCGCATTTCTCAGACACCGCGGCGAGCCGATCCCCGTCGACTTCATCGAGGACAACCGGCACCGGGTGCTCATCGTCGACGACGATGCCGTCGTGGTTCGGACGTTGACCGGCATGTTCGACACGTTCATTGGCTGCTCGGTCAAGACGGCGCTCGACGGCGTTGAGGCGGGCATGCGGCTCGCGACGTTCCGGCCGCACTTGGTCGTGCTCGATCTGAACATGCCGCGCGTCGACGGCTACACCGTGTGCGCCCACATCAAGGCTGACCCGGCCACCACCGGCACAACGGTGCTCGTCATCACCGGCGACGGCTCGGAGCAGACCATCGAGCGGCTGCTCGCCAGCGGCGCCGACGGCTATCTCGTCAAGCCGATCCGGCTCAAAGACCTCCAGCACACCGTGACTGGGCTGCTCGACGAGATCCATGTTGCGCCCGCCTCGCCCGCGCAGCACGCCGCAGGCGCAGCAGAAGGGAGCTGA
- a CDS encoding response regulator: MYRGKVLVVDDDQAVNAMLTEVLANHGYHTVTALAAEQALDKYRHGVFDVVVSDVKMPGMDGTELLRHLHEIDGDTAVILVTGYADLSSARDAVRGGAFDYVLKPFDLGALVREVDEAAAETRRHREAREEHRQLETLVEEKTQDLAFQSAVLHLEQERFHGILKSANFGLLVLNGDDDTVILANEHAKRYLRLRSLIDGDYFGEHYSELCPDDMRERVAALVDAVKRRLQVCSQPPFTNREGFVLELQSYPVMTQGTLRATVIVANDITERTKLEEQLLVSSKLAGIGELAAGIAHEINNPIGFVASNTRTLQRYVHDLSELVSEYHKLKDIIAAGQASAELVEKIEALERRLDVDFVLEDIQDLVEENGDGLNRVVKILRDLKNFSHADEEEPQPVDLNAVIEDALNLARNELKYKAEVETDFGELPPLSGHPGQLSQVFINILVNAAHAIEDRGTIAITTKADGDAVVVRVRDTGCGMTPEVRACIFDPFFTTKGRGKGTGLGLSIALEIVQKHGGTIAVESAPGEGSTFVLTFPVRGESARGPE, from the coding sequence GTGTATCGAGGCAAGGTGTTGGTCGTTGACGACGACCAGGCCGTCAACGCGATGCTCACTGAGGTGCTCGCGAACCACGGCTACCACACCGTGACGGCACTGGCCGCCGAGCAGGCGCTCGACAAGTACCGCCACGGCGTTTTTGACGTCGTGGTGAGCGACGTGAAGATGCCCGGCATGGATGGCACGGAACTGCTCCGCCACCTCCACGAGATCGACGGCGACACGGCCGTGATCCTTGTGACGGGCTACGCGGACCTCTCGAGCGCGCGCGACGCGGTGCGCGGCGGCGCGTTCGACTACGTGCTCAAGCCGTTCGACCTCGGCGCGTTGGTCCGTGAGGTCGACGAGGCGGCTGCCGAGACGCGCCGCCACCGCGAGGCGCGCGAGGAGCACCGCCAACTCGAGACGCTTGTCGAGGAGAAGACGCAGGATCTTGCGTTCCAGAGCGCCGTGCTCCATCTCGAGCAGGAGCGGTTCCACGGCATCCTCAAGAGCGCCAACTTCGGGCTGCTCGTGCTCAACGGCGACGACGATACGGTGATCCTCGCCAACGAGCACGCCAAGCGCTACCTGCGGCTGCGCAGCCTCATCGACGGCGACTACTTCGGCGAGCATTACTCCGAGCTCTGCCCGGACGACATGCGCGAGCGGGTCGCCGCGCTCGTTGACGCGGTCAAGAGGCGCCTCCAGGTCTGCTCGCAGCCGCCGTTCACCAACCGCGAGGGATTTGTGCTCGAGCTCCAGAGCTATCCGGTGATGACGCAGGGCACGCTCCGGGCCACGGTGATCGTGGCCAACGACATCACGGAGCGCACCAAGCTCGAAGAGCAGCTCCTGGTCTCGTCGAAGCTTGCGGGTATCGGCGAGCTCGCCGCCGGCATCGCCCACGAGATCAACAACCCGATCGGGTTTGTCGCGAGCAACACGCGCACGCTCCAGCGCTACGTGCACGACCTGAGCGAGCTCGTCAGCGAGTACCACAAGCTCAAAGACATTATCGCCGCGGGCCAGGCGAGCGCCGAGCTTGTCGAGAAGATCGAGGCGCTCGAGCGCCGGCTGGACGTCGACTTCGTGCTCGAGGACATCCAGGACCTTGTCGAGGAGAACGGCGACGGGCTGAACCGGGTCGTCAAGATCCTGCGCGACCTGAAGAATTTCAGCCACGCCGATGAGGAGGAGCCGCAGCCCGTCGACCTCAACGCGGTGATCGAGGACGCGCTCAACTTGGCGCGCAACGAGCTCAAGTACAAGGCCGAGGTTGAGACCGACTTCGGCGAGCTGCCGCCTCTCTCCGGGCATCCGGGCCAGCTCAGCCAGGTGTTCATCAACATCCTGGTCAACGCCGCGCACGCCATCGAGGACCGAGGCACCATCGCGATCACGACAAAGGCCGACGGCGACGCCGTTGTGGTCCGCGTGCGCGACACCGGCTGCGGCATGACGCCCGAGGTGCGGGCGTGCATCTTCGACCCGTTCTTCACCACGAAGGGTCGCGGCAAAGGCACGGGGCTCGGGTTGAGCATCGCGCTCGAGATCGTCCAGAAACACGGCGGCACCATCGCCGTCGAGAGCGCGCCGGGGGAAGGGAGCACGTTCGTGCTGACGTTCCCCGTGCGCGGCGAATCGGCCAGGGGGCCGGAGTGA
- a CDS encoding response regulator: MDAPRQPTLRPGAASTTKAPPAVLIVDDEENILRSLRRLFRGEAFRTIATTDPYEALSCLHDGPVAVLVTDQRMRDLDGDHLIARVKALDERIVCIRLTGYPHAGGGAAGPARTPPREAVFRTIEKPWDDADILNAVHEAIALYERRAGCSTEGISTGLPPHIETHEREEQL, encoded by the coding sequence ATGGACGCACCGCGGCAACCGACGTTGCGCCCGGGCGCGGCTTCTACGACGAAGGCGCCGCCGGCGGTACTCATCGTTGACGACGAGGAGAACATCCTCCGCTCGCTCCGGCGGCTGTTCCGCGGCGAGGCATTTCGCACCATCGCGACGACCGATCCGTACGAGGCGCTCAGTTGCCTGCACGACGGCCCGGTCGCCGTGCTCGTGACCGATCAGCGCATGCGCGACCTCGACGGCGACCACCTCATCGCGCGCGTCAAGGCGCTGGACGAGCGCATCGTCTGCATTCGGCTCACGGGCTATCCGCACGCCGGCGGCGGCGCGGCAGGGCCCGCACGTACGCCGCCACGCGAGGCCGTGTTTCGCACGATCGAGAAGCCCTGGGACGACGCCGATATCCTCAACGCCGTGCACGAGGCGATCGCCCTCTACGAGCGACGGGCCGGGTGCAGCACCGAGGGAATTTCAACGGGTTTACCACCTCACATCGAGACGCACGAAAGGGAGGAGCAACTATGA
- a CDS encoding response regulator has product MTEHTVVLVDDEPHVLSALGRLLRGENYALSTTTHPTEVIDVIRRTPVSLIVSDYEMPELNGIELLKTVKAISPETIRIILTGKADMTATVQAINEGEVFRFITKPWDDEELKITIRHALMQYDLWTENRQLVRTVQAQQNALREIEDQYPGITKGAELQRGGHDVYVIDERELPGTMDELVMKYFPAQRAGTR; this is encoded by the coding sequence ATGACCGAGCACACCGTGGTCCTTGTCGACGACGAACCGCATGTGCTGAGTGCCCTGGGCCGCCTGCTGCGCGGGGAGAATTATGCCCTGAGCACGACGACGCATCCGACCGAGGTCATTGACGTGATCCGGCGCACACCCGTGTCGCTCATCGTCAGCGATTACGAGATGCCCGAACTGAACGGTATCGAGCTCCTCAAGACGGTCAAGGCGATCAGCCCCGAGACGATCCGCATCATCCTGACCGGCAAGGCCGATATGACGGCGACCGTGCAGGCGATCAACGAGGGCGAGGTGTTCCGCTTCATCACCAAGCCGTGGGATGACGAGGAACTCAAGATCACCATCCGCCACGCGCTGATGCAGTACGACCTCTGGACGGAGAATCGCCAGCTCGTGCGCACCGTCCAGGCTCAGCAAAACGCGCTGCGCGAGATCGAGGACCAGTATCCGGGCATCACGAAGGGCGCCGAGCTGCAACGCGGCGGGCATGACGTCTACGTCATCGACGAGCGCGAGCTGCCCGGCACAATGGACGAGCTCGTGATGAAGTACTTCCCGGCACAACGCGCCGGCACGCGGTAG
- a CDS encoding HDOD domain-containing protein: MPIDRVEHILSRVRTLPALPAVVYKLLKLVELPTSTATDLSDVISKDQALTARILRLVNSSFYALRCEVVKVSHAIALLGFVAIKNLALGLGVIDMFGRGREGGELNGPAFWEHSLSCATAARLIAERVRFAPAEEAFVAGLLHDIGKLVLHDHFRAEFDAALRVAREEAMALPAAERLVFKTDHAVVGEALAAHWRLPQALRASIGSHHHVSDHDRLSNIVHAANFISNVKRLGSGGDVALEPVDEALWSVLGLNEASVIRLQSQLVPEVNKARVFLGLSNVPQRDPSDEVERDLTPSRRILIIEEHLHVVSPIELLLLDEGHTTARTTDPESPDAAAADIVLLDFTPNGLDRGQAVAAQIEQRVGVQRPVILLPAPRRSSDVLDAVHSAVSKALV, translated from the coding sequence ATGCCCATCGACAGGGTGGAACATATCCTGTCGCGGGTCCGCACGCTGCCGGCGCTGCCGGCGGTCGTCTACAAGCTCCTCAAGCTTGTCGAGCTGCCGACGTCGACGGCCACGGATCTGTCCGACGTGATCTCCAAGGACCAGGCGTTGACGGCCCGTATCCTGCGGCTGGTCAACTCGTCGTTCTATGCGCTGCGCTGCGAAGTGGTCAAAGTCTCGCACGCCATCGCGCTGCTCGGGTTCGTGGCGATCAAGAACCTCGCGCTCGGGCTCGGCGTGATCGACATGTTCGGCCGCGGGCGCGAGGGCGGCGAGCTCAACGGTCCGGCGTTCTGGGAGCACTCGCTCAGTTGCGCCACCGCGGCGCGCTTGATCGCCGAGCGGGTCCGCTTTGCGCCGGCCGAGGAGGCGTTCGTCGCCGGGCTGCTGCACGACATCGGCAAGCTCGTGCTCCACGACCATTTCCGGGCCGAGTTCGATGCGGCGCTGCGGGTGGCGCGCGAGGAGGCGATGGCGCTGCCGGCCGCCGAGCGGCTCGTGTTCAAGACCGACCACGCCGTCGTAGGCGAAGCGCTGGCCGCGCACTGGCGCCTGCCTCAGGCGCTCCGGGCCTCGATCGGCAGCCACCACCACGTGAGCGACCATGACCGGCTCAGCAACATCGTGCACGCAGCCAACTTCATCTCGAACGTCAAGCGCCTCGGCTCCGGGGGCGATGTCGCGCTCGAGCCCGTGGACGAGGCGCTCTGGTCTGTGCTCGGCCTCAACGAGGCCAGCGTGATCCGGCTGCAGAGCCAGCTCGTTCCCGAAGTCAACAAGGCGCGTGTGTTCCTCGGGCTGAGCAACGTGCCCCAGCGCGACCCGTCCGACGAAGTCGAGCGCGACCTGACGCCGTCGCGCCGTATCCTGATCATCGAGGAGCATCTGCACGTGGTCAGCCCGATCGAGCTCCTTCTTCTCGATGAGGGCCACACAACGGCCCGCACCACTGATCCGGAGTCGCCCGACGCGGCGGCCGCCGACATCGTGCTGCTCGACTTCACGCCCAACGGGCTCGATCGAGGCCAAGCCGTGGCCGCGCAGATCG